Proteins from a single region of Gossypium arboreum isolate Shixiya-1 chromosome 1, ASM2569848v2, whole genome shotgun sequence:
- the LOC108462740 gene encoding chitinase 2-like: MEFHRLLFTFFIFQALIISQISILCTANSKLFREYIGAEFKAVKFSDVPINPNVDFHFILSFAIDYDTSTSPSPTNGKFNVFWDSTNLSPSHVSSIKSKHPNVKVAISLGGYTVGSQFAYFKPSSVRSWVSNAVTSLTSIIKKYNLDGIDIDYEHFQADPQTFAESIGFLIKALKRNKVISFASIAPYADNEVQRQYLALWNKYGDIIDYVNFQFYAYDKGTTIPQFLSYFNNQSSNYNGGKVLVSFQSDVRRGLTPEDGFFDACNMLKSQQRLHGIFVWSADDSKADGFIYEKQSQEILD, translated from the coding sequence ATGGAATTTCACAGGCTTCTTTTCACTTTTTTCATTTTTCAAGCTCTAATTATCTCCCAGATATCAATCCTATGTACTGCAAACTCAAAGCTTTTCAGGGAATACATAGGAGCTGAGTTCAAAGCTGTGAAGTTTTCTGATGTCCCCATTAACccaaatgttgattttcatttcatTCTCTCCTTTGCCATAGACTATGACACCTCAACTTCTCCTTCACCCACCAATGGAAAATTCAATGTGTTCTGGGACTCCACCAATCTCAGCCCCTCCCATGTTTCTTCCATCAAGTCTAAGCATCCAAATGTTAAAGTTGCAATAAGCCTAGGAGGTTACACTGTAGGCAGTCAATTTGCTTACTTCAAGCCTTCCTCAGTCAGATCCTGGGTCTCCAATGCTGTTACTTCACTTACAAGTATCATAAAGAAATACAATCTGGATGGAATCGATATCGACTACGAACACTTCCAAGCTGACCCTCAAACGTTTGCAGAGTCCATAGGGTTCCTCATAAAGGCCCTGAAGAGGAATAAGGTAATCTCCTTTGCTTCTATAGCTCCATATGCTGATAATGAAGTTCAGAGACAGTACTTGGCCTTGTGGAACAAATATGGGGACATCATTGATTATGTGAACTTCCAATTCTATGCATATGATAAAGGAACGACCATTCCACAGTTCTTAAGTTATTTCAACAACCAAAGCTCCAATTACAATGGTGGTAAGGTGTTGGTGAGCTTCCAAAGTGATGTGAGACGTGGGTTAACTCCAGAGGATGGGTTTTTCGATGCCTGCAATATGCTTAAGAGTCAGCAAAGGCTTCATGGTATCTTTGTATGGAGTGCAGATGACTCCAAAGCAGATGGTTTTATATATGAGAAGCAATCCCAGGAAATATTAGACTAA
- the LOC128291493 gene encoding uncharacterized protein LOC128291493 — protein MKIKPLQLHYLTIKNFISIFTSSIAAQTIKRTSFPRLLSSVPMAEPELKPKPDSKPDSESEPKPDSESEPKPDVDPPNNVRFDMNDGKRIFMCRLCRNHLATWENCSHYV, from the exons atgaaaataaaaccCTTGCAATTGCATTACCTCACAATCAAGAATTTTATATCCATTTTCACAAGTTCCATAGCAG CTCAAACAATCAAACGTACATCATTTCCGCGACTTCTTTCTTCGGTTCCAATGGCAGAGCCGGAGCTGAAGCCGAAGCCGGACTCGAAGCCAGACTCAGAGTCGGAGCCGAAGCCGGACTCGGAGTCAGAGCCGAAGCCGGACGTGGATCCTCCAAACAACGTTAGATTTGACATGAATGATGGAAAGCGTATCTTCATGTGCCGTCTTTGCAGAAACCACCTTGCCACCTGGGAGAACTGCAGTCATTATGTATGA
- the LOC108462739 gene encoding chitinase 2-like, with amino-acid sequence MEFYRILSATLLSLLFLTCNASNSKLFREYIGAESNSMKLSDVPINSKVEFHFILAFAIDYTDDNHPSPTNGKFNVFWETNHLGPGQIGSFKGSNSNVKIAVSLGGDSVGSGKAFFAPKSKTSWVQNAVYSLTYMINKYHIDGIDIDYEHFKASPEMFAECIGQLITILKKSGTISFASIAPYEEINSHYLALWRKYGHVIDYVNFQFYAYDKLSVSHFISNFKKQASNYEGGQLLASFESGGGGGLKPANGFFEACNELKDQGKLGGIFIWCAEESKNKGFQYEKKSQDLLAA; translated from the exons ATGGAGTTCTATAGGATCCTTTCAGCTACCTTGTTGTCTCTGCTGTTTCTTACATGCAATG CTTCTAATTCCAAGTTATTCCGGGAGTATATCGGTGCGGAATCCAACTCGATGAAGCTCTCCGACGTGCCTATAAACTCGAAAGTCGAATTTCACTTCATTCTGGCCTTTGCAATTGACTATACCGATGACAATCATCCATCACCTACAAATGGGAAGTTCAATGTATTTTGGGAAACCAACCACTTGGGTCCAGGCCAAATTGGCTCATTTAAAGGTAGCAACTCAAATGTGAAAATTGCTGTTAGCTTAGGGGGTGATAGTGTAGGTAGTGGCAAAGCCTTTTTTGCACCTAAATCAAAGACATCTTGGGTTCAAAATGCTGTTTATTCACTTACTTATATGATCAATAAGTACCATATCGACGGCATCGACATCGACTACGAACACTTCAAGGCCAGCCCTGAAATGTTTGCAGAGTGTATTGGACAGCTTATAACAATCCTGAAAAAAAGTGGGACTATTTCATTTGCTTCAATTGCTCCCTATGAAGAAATTAATAGCCACTACTTAGCTTTGTGGAGGAAATATGGGCATGTGATTGACTATGTAAATTTCCAGTTTTATGCCTATGATAAGCTCAGTGTTTCCCATTTTATAAGTAACTTCAAAAAGCAAGCCTCTAATTATGAGGGAGGCCAATTGTTGGCCAGCTTTGAGAGCGGTGGCGGTGGCGGCCTAAAACCGGCTAATGGTTTTTTCGAAGCCTGTAATGAGTTGAAAGATCAAGGAAAGCTCGGTGGCATCTTTATATGGTGTGCTGAGGAATCAAAAAACAAGGGGTTTCAATATGAGAAGAAATCTCAAGATCTACTTGCTGCATGA